From the genome of Dehalococcoidales bacterium:
CTTTCGCCGTCCAATTGACCGGTATTGCGATTAAAACCTCTCGTTGGTACCGATAATCTCAATCAGCATACCATGGGCACTCTTAGGATGAATGAAACGGCGTGCGAGCACCTTCATTCCTTTCTCGTCACAAAGCTTGAAGACCTCCTCCGGGTCGTCCACCTGCAGGCTGTAGTGGTGGATTCCTTCACCGCGGCTGCTGATGTACCGCTCGATAAGGCCACCCTGTCCCCTCGGCTCTAGAAGCTCGAAAAGACTGCCACCAATCTTGACCATGCGTGACAGGAACTCCGGGGTCTCAAGACCACGCTCTCCGACGAACTCCGCCCCGAACATCTCCTTGAGAAAAGCTGCTACCGTGTCAATACTCTGCACTGCAATCCCTACGTGATGGATACCTTGTATCATATACCCTCCTTCTGTCCTGCTGAGACGGCTGACTGCACACCGCCAACCCCGCTACGTTACCGGTGTAAGATACCGGGCATTCTCTTGCCTCCTGAGAATGGCGAGAGACCTGTCACCGGATAA
Proteins encoded in this window:
- a CDS encoding VOC family protein — encoded protein: MIQGIHHVGIAVQSIDTVAAFLKEMFGAEFVGERGLETPEFLSRMVKIGGSLFELLEPRGQGGLIERYISSRGEGIHHYSLQVDDPEEVFKLCDEKGMKVLARRFIHPKSAHGMLIEIIGTNERF